One genomic region from Candidatus Thorarchaeota archaeon encodes:
- a CDS encoding PAS domain-containing sensor histidine kinase: protein MLDDSTERLVQNLREVLLEYLEDIILLLDQDMVVGWANTAALKALNTSKFEIIGHRLDELEYPFLSQLCAIPKVKNAVRLRIPQRSIEVTENNISWEVVIFPLLQGGVHVGTAILAHQLGILPAEYVNRIKEFQWRTIFDALGYPTMIVDPSHTIRGANRVLLETFGFEAETDLIGKKCFSVFHHTDEPISNCPVDAVLRSLHPEISNDEIDQLGRLFKVSTIPAFDDSGKLQHIFHVAIDFTEKIRAKEAAQLFLDVLSHDVANLLQALEFGIALQDENESDAIARRKIIEDAIDRISRLVSKARTLNGLEEYPLEEVSLTKIVDESVRQFETMYPNAHFEFQRPQEDIIIHANRYAPRIFSIILENAIIHNSRKDKRVWIEIRETSMGHECIISDNGKGITDDEKTIIFDSARRFGGIGLLQAKIIANKFGAYITISDRVANHPEQGASVTIRFPKVT, encoded by the coding sequence ATGTTGGATGATAGTACTGAAAGACTTGTCCAAAATCTGAGAGAGGTATTATTGGAATACCTTGAAGACATCATTCTTCTCTTAGATCAAGATATGGTGGTAGGTTGGGCCAATACTGCGGCACTGAAGGCACTCAATACCTCAAAATTCGAGATCATAGGACACAGACTTGATGAACTAGAGTATCCATTTCTCTCACAATTATGCGCCATACCCAAAGTAAAGAATGCGGTACGACTGAGAATCCCACAGAGGAGCATTGAGGTGACTGAAAATAACATAAGTTGGGAAGTTGTCATTTTTCCACTTCTTCAAGGTGGCGTTCATGTTGGTACTGCCATCCTTGCTCATCAATTGGGGATCTTACCTGCTGAATATGTCAACCGCATAAAGGAGTTCCAATGGCGTACCATATTTGACGCTCTTGGGTACCCCACCATGATAGTCGATCCAAGTCACACAATTCGCGGTGCGAATCGAGTCTTGCTGGAAACTTTTGGTTTTGAGGCCGAAACCGATCTTATTGGCAAGAAGTGCTTTAGTGTGTTTCATCATACAGATGAGCCTATATCTAATTGCCCCGTTGATGCTGTCCTCCGCAGTCTCCACCCAGAGATCTCCAATGATGAGATCGACCAGCTTGGAAGACTATTCAAAGTGTCTACTATTCCTGCCTTCGACGATTCTGGGAAACTGCAACACATCTTTCATGTTGCCATAGATTTCACTGAGAAGATCCGCGCAAAAGAGGCAGCTCAATTATTCTTAGATGTGCTCTCACACGATGTGGCCAACCTCCTACAGGCACTTGAATTCGGGATCGCATTGCAGGATGAGAATGAAAGTGATGCGATTGCCAGACGGAAGATTATTGAGGATGCCATTGACAGGATCAGTAGACTAGTAAGCAAGGCAAGGACTCTCAACGGACTGGAAGAGTATCCCTTAGAAGAGGTCTCGCTCACCAAGATCGTGGATGAAAGTGTTAGACAGTTTGAGACAATGTATCCTAATGCCCACTTTGAGTTTCAGCGACCACAGGAAGATATCATCATCCACGCAAATCGCTATGCTCCACGTATCTTTTCAATCATCCTTGAAAACGCAATCATTCATAATTCCAGAAAAGACAAAAGAGTCTGGATCGAAATACGTGAAACATCAATGGGTCATGAATGCATCATCTCTGATAATGGAAAGGGGATCACAGATGATGAAAAGACCATAATATTTGACTCCGCACGAAGATTTGGGGGAATCGGTCTGCTTCAGGCCAAAATTATTGCAAACAAGTTCGGTGCGTACATCACAATCTCAGACCGGGTTGCGAATCATCCAGAACAGGGAGCAAGTGTCACCATTCGATTCCCAAAGGTCACCTGA